One window of Cohnella hashimotonis genomic DNA carries:
- a CDS encoding sugar isomerase domain-containing protein codes for MVILAQPFDLKQVYFQKINELIQRVEQTQSRVIDQASAIIADAVERGSGLHVFDTGHMLDSELIDRAGGLYSFKRLSMKFEIDNDVRKRPEDGEKDRSLEGLMRYALKSSNVQPGDVLVIGSVSGKTVFPVDLAFEARQLGVTVIALTSLTYSRLLKSDHSTGKRLFELADLAIDNCAPALDAMIEVPDMDAPICPASGISSAVIMWAIEARTVQLLLERGIKPTVLKSINNPGSDKFNETQMLRYQETGH; via the coding sequence ATGGTTATCCTTGCACAACCGTTCGATCTCAAGCAAGTCTACTTTCAGAAGATTAACGAATTAATTCAGCGTGTGGAGCAAACGCAAAGCCGGGTCATCGATCAGGCGTCGGCCATTATCGCCGATGCGGTCGAGCGGGGAAGTGGTCTTCATGTATTCGACACCGGTCACATGCTGGACAGCGAATTGATCGATAGAGCGGGCGGGCTGTACAGCTTCAAGCGGCTCTCCATGAAGTTCGAGATCGACAACGATGTCCGCAAGCGTCCCGAGGACGGGGAGAAGGACCGCAGCCTCGAAGGTCTGATGAGGTATGCGTTAAAGTCGAGCAACGTCCAGCCCGGCGATGTTCTTGTCATCGGGAGCGTATCGGGCAAGACCGTATTTCCCGTGGATCTCGCGTTCGAAGCCCGGCAGCTGGGCGTCACGGTCATCGCGCTGACGAGCCTGACTTACTCGCGGCTGTTGAAGAGCGATCACTCCACCGGCAAAAGGCTGTTCGAGCTGGCCGACCTGGCGATCGACAACTGCGCGCCCGCGCTGGACGCCATGATCGAGGTGCCGGACATGGACGCGCCGATCTGTCCGGCTTCGGGCATCTCTTCGGCCGTCATCATGTGGGCGATCGAAGCCAGGACGGTCCAACTGCTGCTGGAGCGGGGGATCAAGCCGACCGTGCTCAAGTCGATCAATAACCCCGGCAGCGACAAGTTTAACGAAACGCAGATGCTGCGCTACCAAGAGACGGGACATTGA